In the Ipomoea triloba cultivar NCNSP0323 chromosome 6, ASM357664v1 genome, one interval contains:
- the LOC116021707 gene encoding probable receptor-like protein kinase At1g80640 — MKNLVLLILLLLCPPVWILHPPNNALAHARSDPSLSPPPYASPATSSPEDKSSSKKHHKDPSRKLLISLIAAATALGTSLLLMGCFWIYHRKKIHKSHDTIHSPDVVKGLALSSYISKYNSFKSNCVKRHVSLWEYNTLESATNSFQESEILGGGGFGFVYKGKLEDNSYVAVKRLEVGRQNAIKEFEADIEVLGTIQHPNIISLLGYSIHADTRLLVYELMQNGSLEYQLHGPSHGSALAWHNRLKIALDTARGLEYLHEHCKPPVIHRDLKSSNILLDANFNAKISDFGLAVRDGAQNKNNIKLSGTVGYVAPEYLLDGILTDKSDVYGFGVVLLELLLGKRPVEKLAPAQCQSIVTWAMPQLTDRSKLPNIIDPVIKDTMDIKHLFQVAAVAVLCVQPEPSYRPLITDVLHSLIPLVPVELGGTLRVVSQQPS; from the exons atgaagaatCTTGTGCTGCTAATTCTGCTTCTTCTCTGTCCACCCGTTTGGATTCTTCATCCCCCAAACAATGCTCTAGCTCATGCTAGATCCGACCCTTCTCTTTCTCCGCCACCATATGCTTCTCCAGCAACCTCCTCTCCAG AGGATAAAAGCTCTAGTAAAAAACACCATAAGGATCCAAGTAGGAAATTGCTCATATCACTCATTGCTGCTGCTACTGCACTGGGTACAAGCTTATTGCTCATGGGGTGCTTCTGGATTTATCATAGAAAGAAAATCCACAAATCTCATGATACTATTCATAGCCCAG ATGTAGTTAAAGGTCTTGCATTATCCTCATATATTAGCAAATACAACTCCTTCAAGTCGAATTGTGTGAAACGACATGTCTCGTTGTGGGAGTACAATACACTCGAGTCGGCCACGAATAGTTTTCAAGAAAGCGAGATCTTGGGTGGAGGGGGGTTCGGGTTTGTGTACAAGGGAAAACTAGAAGACAACTCGTATGTAGCTGTGAAGAGGCTGGAAGTTGGAAGACAAAATGCAATTAAAGAATTCGAG GCTGACATAGAGGTATTGGGCACAATTCAGCATCCGAATATAATTTCGTTGTTGGGATATAGCATTCATGCTGACACGAGGCTGCTAGTTTATGAACTGATGCAGAATGGATCTCTGGAGTATCAACTACATG GACCTTCCCATGGATCAGCATTAGCGTGGCATAATAGATTGAAAATCGCACTTGATACAGCAAG GGGATTAGAATATTTACATGAACATTGCAAACCACCAGTTATCCATAGAGATCTGAAATCCTCCAATATTCTTCTAGATGCCAACTTCAATGCCAAG ATCTCAGATTTTGGTCTTGCTGTGCGCGATGGGgctcaaaacaaaaataacattaaGCTCTCTGGAACCGTTGGCTATGTAGCTCCAGAATACCTATTAGATG GAATACTAACAGATAAAAGTGATGTTTATGGCTTCGGAGTTGTACTTCTGGAGCTTCTACTAGGAAAAAGGCCCGTGGAGAAACTGGCACCAGCTCAATGCCAGTCTATTGTCACATGG GCCATGCCTCAGCTCACAGACAGATCAAAGCTTCCGAACATTATTGATCCTGTGATCAAAGATACGATGGATATCAAGCACCTATTCCAG GTCGCTGCAGTTGCTGTGCTCTGCGTTCAACCGGAGCCAAGCTATCGTCCATTAATAACAGACGTCTTGCATTCGCTTATACCCCTTGTTCCCGTGGAGCTTGGCGGGACACTCAGAGTTGTTTCTCAACAACCATCTTAG